CGCGCCTTatctgtgtgcgtgcgtgcgtgtgctcACCGTTTCTCCTTCTTGAGGCCGAGGAGCAGCAGACAGTTGCCCatggtggagggaaagaggaaaaaaagggaaggaaggaaactagCGTCAGAGAAGTGAAACCATTGgaatgtttgtttacttctgCACTGACGGGACTCAAAATGTCGACATGGggggagtatttttttttatttattttttttagggtgttttggtgtttgctgcttgtgtttttttgtttttttattgttgttttgtttatttgtttttttattattattattattaggcaTGGTAGTGGTTATTGTGGTTATTTCTAGCAGACTCACCTATATCATCAACATAACGGGTGCTTTGATATTTAGTTAAGTTTTATTATATTCaatttgctgttattattactattattattattattattattattattattattactaactaCTATTGGTAATTAAACTCATTACAAGCTAGCCCAAATTATCGACATCCCGCTGCTCTACACATTGTTATGATGTTTTCAGCTTATATTGGTATTATCCACTGTTATGTACTActtgttactgttactattattagcTGTAGTGGTGGCTATTTATTTACGCTAAATTATCAACATACGCTATTTTGTGTAGATACTTTGATTTACGTCTCAGtctttttattttggttttattcagtcattctattcatttttattattattattattattgttagttatTTATGGTTATAATGTGCTCAAAATGTCgacatctctctctttcaagtggTTATACAGGGTGTGCCAAGAGTTTACAcacaatgagaagaaagaaggaaatcaaGATGAAAATATAGACTCAAGGGAAAATATAACAGCTATTTCTTATTCCCATTTCCTtagtgtcaccaccaccaccaccacatcacctaGCATCACCACACAGgtcaccacgcacacacacaggaagacagcggggcacacacacacacacacactggctcaacttccccccctctctctctctctctctctcagcgacaCCTCACATCTATTCCACCTTACGAGATACGAGTCATACTAATTACTAATACTGCTGATGGTAATTGCTacactattacacacacacagaggtcaTCCAAAAAGGTCATGTCAGGTCCCCTTCCAGACAAGGCTGCCAACCTGAGCAACAAGCAACACATCACTGGCTACCCTCACACACTCGTCTACTCGTATGAAGCCAGTCAGGCCACCCCATGCACACAGCTGGCTCACATGCGTTCAtaattgtatatatttattttcctccgtATAAATAATGAACAGCTCaaggtaattgtctagagtccttaccgggccttattactggtctattcacttcaattcttttacacataccttcacatgcacctaaaacatcattttaaagtgggggacaaatgcccccttccctctagtccagcaaaattggggacatgtgggaaggcggggtttttgggtgggggagacataaatcagcgagcgattttcggccaggttaggttaggttaggttaggttaggttaggttaggttaggttaggataggataggttaggttaggttaggttaggttaggttaggttatgttaggttaggttaggttaggttaggttaacctaacctaacctaacctaacctaacctaacctaacctaacctggccgaaaatcgctcgctgatttatgtctcttttgctggactagagggaagggggcatttgtcccccactttaaaatgatgttttaggtgcatgtgaaggtatgtgtaaaagaattgaagtgaatagaccagtaataaggcccggtaaggactctagacaattacccagCTCAATATTTAACTGTCCTAACTCGCCCCAGCCCACGATATCAGATATTAATCACCACTTGTAGTAATTGAAACATGCAAAAATTCAAGTTTTCGCAATGGTGAACGTCTGGGTTGTGCCTCAGGTGGATATCTCTCTCTGGATACTGTTTATGTTATCTACTTCAGCTCTCACTTGTTATCAGCCAGAATGTCACAGAATGGAGCCGCAAGACTAACCTTTCATATCCGCTGTTTAGATTtatccgccattgcctggtTTGGGTGTGGTAAAGGCTGAGTGAGAAGTAGCAGCAGCCCTTCCAGTGAGGTCGCCCGCCGCCAGGACAGTGTGCCTGTTCCGACCTGTCCAgttccaatacttttttttttcttcttttttctgcatttctatataTCGGATTATAAATGTggttttatggtttctaaaaatgcttggttacttttttgtgttttccgtATTTTTGTCAAGTCAAATACGTTTATTTTGAGGTTGTTTATATCGTAAATAGAGGCCAGATTTCCGTTACATTGTTTTTAATACCggtatttttacttatttatttatttttttttatttcagcttgTGACGAAGTTTTTATAGCTTCTAAAAATTGTTCATGATCTTTAACGTGTTCCTTGTTCCTGATAAGTTAAATATCTGTAGTCCTGTTACAACTGgatattttgaaattttttaatgtttttatttctttatttcagcttgtaaGTAACTTTTGATTATTTGTAAAaataattcatatttttttttgtgtttttttcccacacTTTTTCAGAATGTTCCTTTAAATATCTTTATCATTGCTCGGCCTggaaatatttttatatttgagGAATTAGTTCAAATTTATGGcaggtcagaatatataaaacattcGAGCCttgctgcgttttttttttcgaatggccattttcaaaattaaatacgTACGTAAATAAACGTGACCCGCTGGCTGGACCTTGACCTTTCTccctccaggtgtgtgtgtgtgtgtgtgtgttatcctgtctttcattgtgcAGATGGTGATAcagtttacctagttgtactgTACAGAGCACGagccaaagtgtgtgtgtgtgtgtgttatcgtctttcattgtacagatgctaactgctcttctgatcttgctaactgcatgcctcccctccttccgtggcctcgctgcacaagactttcttctttctctcacccctattctgtccacctctctaacgcaagagttaaccagtattctcaatcattcatccctttctctggtaaactctggaactccctgcctgcttctgtattggAATGTCGAAGTGTTGTTAATATGCCAccacaacactaaaaacacccttaaaaacccgcgtcacttcaattagagccctTGGAATGAAACTGCAATATCTGGAAgcttaaatacataataaaacaccctaaaacacataaaacacaccaaaaacactcaaaatccactCAAAACATTCCTTCAGCACTCCACCACTCAGACACGGCCATCTGCaccaattcacacacacacacacacacacacacacacagtccctctTAACCTTTTTTAACTGCATAATGAACATTTATATACACCCGAAAGTTAGTATAATTAATTCTGCGTCACTAGGAAAATGTTGAACGTCCCTTTTCTTGGCCGCGGGTATCGTGGTGGCTGTCAGCGGCGTGTCATGAGCAGAGGGGGCGTGTTGCAGGGGCTGGCTCTCTCACCGctattttccaaggtcacagacacaactagcctggttctcaagtgtttctcatCATTGTAATGTAAaagtgttgttaatctgtcactagaaacgtaaaaatatccttaaaaactcgtgtagctTTACCTAGGAGCCTTTTGATAGTGGTGCAGCGCCTGATAGGGAACTGAACACCGGAAAATTATGACTGATTAAAATgacctttattttcatctccctttacTCCCTATGCCATGTTTTACAGCTGACTccttcatctactactactactactactactactactactactaataataataataataatggtgaggAAAAATCGTGTTATAACAAAAcaattctttattattattattactatattctTCTTGATGTTgtggtctttcttcttcttcttttgtcctGTCACGTCTGACGGTTCCTGctgaagtagaagtagtagtagtagtagtagtagtagtagtagtagtagtagtagtagtagtagtagtagtggtagaagtagtagtagtagtaatagtactgctggtggtagttgttgtagtagaagtgtggtgtgtgttggtgatacTATAAATATtaatgttgtagtagtagtaatagtagtagtagttctacaACTAACACTACTACCTCACATACCCAAATAttaacaaaactactactactactactactactacaaaatacaaaatacaaaaaataaataaataaatgagagagagagagagagagagagagagagagagagagagagagagagagagagagagagagagagagagagagagagagagagaaacacacaaaacacaataaaaataaaaataaaaaaaaaaaaaaaaataataataataataataataataataataataataataaaacttacCTATGAATTATCTCACTCCAACTCCATTtgttcctcctcaccaccaccaccaccaccaccaccatctgctCCATCGCCACCCTCCACCTTCTTGAGTCCCTTCAACTTGCGAGTCTGCAGTCCACCCAGGTCCTGTGAGGTCATGTGGATGCGACCCAGACGTGACCCAAACACGTCCTTGCTGATGTTCTTGACCCGGtttgcctggagagagagagagagagagagagagagagagagagagagagagagagagagagagagagagagagagagagagagagagagagagagagagagagagagagagagagagagagagagagagttattattattattttcaatagtatttttgtttccttactttcaatataaaaacaaacaatttactactactactactactattattattattactacactactactactatcattactactattttaaCACAACTACTTTaaactaccaacaacaacaacatttaaactacaacaacaacaacaacaacaacaacaacaacaacaactactactactaccaccaccaccacgacccaccTTAACCTGCTTAGGCTGTCTGCACGCGCGCTTCATGAGGTCATCGGAGGCCAGGCGTGACCTCTGCAGGTGTAAGGTCATGCAGGGGCCAATCAGGTCAAGTTCTATCCGAGGAGTACGCAGGCCAGATTTCTTGAGGTGAATgctggggagagaggggggtgagagagagagagagagagagagagagagagagagagagagagagagagagagagagagagagagagagagagagagagacaccatccaaaaacacacacacacattattctttccctttaaacacccccacacacctgccacacacctgtacacacccGAAACACTCACCTATACCCTCTCATCAGCACAGTCTTGCTATCTACAGCCACAAACTGCAGAGCCAATTCGAAACCTTGAAGCCTGACCGCTGTTGCCTCTACACCCCTGAATAGGTCCAACAGCAGGCTCTTAAGGGTCCTCAGGGCTGCGTCGTCCTCCCAGCCAGGGCCAGCGAAGGTCAGGCAGGGCTTGGTTCCCTCGGCGCCCTTGGGGTTATTGAACTTCGCCAGGGATCGAAAATCAGAGACGTCCACTTCAATCAGGTCTAAAAGGTGATGGTTGAACATCCTGcctgtgatggagagagagagggagagggagagtgagagggagattgtgtgtgtgtaaggtgttgagagataaggaaaagtacagtaaaatccctctcatccggcagcttcaagtatccggcacatttttcccccgagccttaaaatcaataaaaaatcaatgtgtactcataaaatcgattaaaattcccgcgcgaggcatattttgtcccctcgccaccagagcgcactgcttagcaccacccgtggcccactgcactgtgtttactcagtgactcagtcccgcgtgtgcactgtttatcacctgacgccttcatcatgcctaaagttgtagaaaacaggaagtgtgttgtgcttacacttaagcagaaggtagacatttgtcgacgattagagagaggtgaaagcagacagcaactaatggcggaatatgatgtgggctcatcaactatttatgacattaaatcccacacgattgcgggattacatgaaagccaccgacaccccaaaggcagcggaaaattgtcacacactgcagtatcatcgaggtgaaatgatggacaaagtgttatacgagtggttcagcttgaaaagatcagaaggagtcacaattacaggcccaatgctacaactgtgtgttggtgagtgtgaggtggcagcaccGGTGGCGACGCACGGCACGgcaatcagctgatctttgttatggtaagatgcgtgagtgtaggctggtgattgtggacataatttcacttctattcaagtatacggcatgtcggcagtcccactgatgccagataagagggattttactgtagaaggaaataaaaaaaaaaaaaaaaaaaaaaaaaaaaaaacacacacacacacacacacacacacacacacaatgcttaCCACCCCCATATccctgtctttttcttccccagGCCCTCCCCCCACACTACCCCTCCCAcagcccactccctctccctcacactcacCGATGACCATGTTGTTCTGATGCTTCTTAGTCCGCGCCACATAACAAAAGAGGGAGGCATCGTGCTTTTGTCCCAGCCTTTCCACTGGCAGGATGTCTACGCACGGGGCCATGTCGGGGTGCTTCCTGGAcaagtggagggagtggtgctTGCGGAGGCTGTACTGTGGGAGGCAGGGAGTGGGAAAgggggttaggttaagttacgttaggttaggtttggttaagttaggtttggtttggttaagttaggttaggtttgattaggttaggttaagttaggttaggttaagttaggttaggttaggttaggttaggttagtttaggttaggttaggttaagtttggtttggttagttaggttaagctaggttaggttaggttaggtcaggttaagttaagctaggttaggttaggttagattagattaggttaggtttggttaggttaggttaagttaggtttggttaagttaggttaggttaagctaggttaggttaggttaggtcaggttaagttaagctaggttaggttaggttaagttaggttaagtttggttaggttaagctagattaggttaagttaagctaggttaggttaagttaggttaggttaagttaagctaggttaggttaggttaagtttggttaggttaagttaggttaggttaagttaagctaggttaggttaggttaagttaggttaggttacagaaaacaccccaaacataccccttttttccctttaaacacctccaaacacaccgcaaacatacacacacactcaccaggtCTCTCAAACACCGCCTCATCTCCTCGCTTGCCTTCTTGCCCACAAAGAACAAACATTGCTTAGTGTTCTCAATGTTCTTCGGCTCACGTTTCTCAAGCGCCCGTTTGGACCGACTGTTGCGTGGCTTGCTGTGTGAGGAATGGTGttagaaggtggtggtggtggtgatattgtggtgtggtgtgtggtggtggcatggtggcggtggtggtgtggtggcggtggtggtgtggtgtggtggtggtgtgatggtggtggtgtggtgtggtggtggtggtggttgtggtggtgtcaaTGGCTTAGGTGTTGACAGGCAGGtgtgaagtggtgtgtgtgtttgtggacattttaaataaacaaaataagtaaataaactaaataaataaatcaataaatactgTACGAATATTAATGATGAGATTTAATCCGTTGAATAGCAGTGTGTATCAACATTATCAAGGGAATATTAACAGTCATATCTCTAAAATCCTCTACATATAAGCTTTATCATCTAAATAGAAGcgaaaacaaaagcagaaaaaaaaacatgaaaaataactgAATATTCATGTATAAGGGATGTGAACCATAAAAACTCCCCTCCAGTCATTGCCTTGTCTTATACTGTTAGTCGTGAATAacaagcactctctctctctctctctctctctctctctctctctctcacaaacagttcctctctctctctctcacaaacagttcctctctctctttctcacgcaCATACAAAGTTTCTCTACACTGCATACCCCATAAGTGACCTAACTATagctaaaataataaaatatcacaAAATTAAACAAGCAGAATAATAAGCATATTTCGCTCGTATACTCCCACATTAAGACAATTAGGAGCtctacacacattcacacatacacacacacgcatacacggGTCAGTTATACTCACACCACCCGCTGGATGACCCCCATTGTGGCGTAAAGAGGCGCAGGAAGGAGAAATGTAGGAAGAACAAGCTATAAGTCGTTGTGTTTACTCAGGCAGCCTCCACGTGCTAATCTTGATCCTGATCTTGACGGTGCTGGTGGAGAGTTCTTAAGGCGCCCACTAACACTTCCCTTCTTACTGTTTAGGtattgtttccttatttatctttgcctttcttttctcttattataaaaatttgtgcatt
The Scylla paramamosain isolate STU-SP2022 unplaced genomic scaffold, ASM3559412v1 Contig3, whole genome shotgun sequence DNA segment above includes these coding regions:
- the LOC135096305 gene encoding ribosome production factor 2 homolog, with protein sequence MGVIQRVVKPRNSRSKRALEKREPKNIENTKQCLFFVGKKASEEMRRCLRDLYSLRKHHSLHLSRKHPDMAPCVDILPVERLGQKHDASLFCYVARTKKHQNNMVIGRMFNHHLLDLIEVDVSDFRSLAKFNNPKGAEGTKPCLTFAGPGWEDDAALRTLKSLLLDLFRGVEATAVRLQGFELALQFVAVDSKTVLMRGYSIHLKKSGLRTPRIELDLIGPCMTLHLQRSRLASDDLMKRACRQPKQVKANRVKNISKDVFGSRLGRIHMTSQDLGGLQTRKLKGLKKVEGGDGADGGGGGGGGEEEQMELE